The segment GGTGTTCTCGAACCGGATGATCCAGTTGGACACCATCCGCATCGTGCCACACCTCCCCTATTGGGAGCACTCCTGCGGCGATTGCGCCAACTGCAAAGGCTACCACATCCGACGGCTACGAAAGCCGGGGGACCTGGCAGTATTTGTCGGCGACGGGATCAGCGACCGGTGCGCCGTCAGGGAGGCCGACCGCGTCTTGGCCAAAGGCACCCTCCGCGACTGGTGCCAGGCCCACGGCTACTCCTTCCGGCCCGTGGAGAGCTTCGCCGACGTCCTGCGGGAAATCCAGGCCCTCGAAGAAGAAGCGGCGCTCACTGTGACAGCCGAGCCCTACGCAGCGTCGGAGGATCGGTAAGCCGGAGTAAGCCGCTTCCCCCACCCGGCGCGAAGGAGGGTAAGAAGCCATGCTCGTCGGGATGGTAGGGTTACCCCTTTCCGGCAAGACGACCCTTTTCAACGCCCTCACCGGGAGCCGCGTTCAGGTGGATCACTTTGGGGGGCGTCGGGAGACGCACCGAGCCGTCGTGCAGGTCCCCGACCCCCGCCTGGAGAAATTGGCCGAGATCTTCCAGCCGGAGAAGGTGACCCCCGCCACCGTTGAGTACGTGGACACCGCGGGCGTCCAGGAGTCCGCCCGCGCCGCCAGGGGCTTGGACGATGAGCTTCTCGGCTACCTGCGCACCGTGGACGAGATCCTGCTGGTCCTGCGGGCCTTCCGGAATCCGAACGTGCCCCATCCCCGGGGCGACGTCGATCCCCTGCGCGACGCCGAACAGCTTCAGGAGGACCTGCTGCTTTCCGACCTGGCAATTGTCGAGGCACGTATCGCTCGCCTCGAGAAGTCCATCCCCAAGACCCACAGCGAGGCCGAGATCTTCGAGCAGCAGATCCTCCGACGCTTCCTCCAGACGCTGGAGGAGGGAAAGCCCCTGCGCTGCCTGTCCCTCGAGCCGGAGGAAAAAAGAGCCATCCGCGGCTACGGATTCCTCACGCTCAAGCCTACCATGTTCGTGCTGAACCTTGACGAGTCGGACATGGCCCGTGGTCCGGAGCTGGCTCGATCCGCCGAGGCCCTCGCCCGCTTTCCCGCCACCTCCGTGCAGGCTTTGTGCGCCCAAATCGAGATGGAAATTGCGCAGCTGGACCCGGCCGACCGCAAGGCTTTCCTCGACGATCTTGGCCTTGAGGAGCCGGCCATGTCGCGGCTCATCCGCGCCTCCTATGACCTCCTGGGGCTGGTCACGTTCTTCACCTATGAGTCGCGCGAGGTGCGGGCCTGGACGATTCCCCAGGGCACGCCGGCGCGCCGCGCGGCGGGGACCATCCACAGCGATATGGAACGAGGATTCATCCGTGCCGAGGTCGTCTCGTACGAGGACCTCGTC is part of the candidate division KSB1 bacterium genome and harbors:
- the ychF gene encoding redox-regulated ATPase YchF — encoded protein: MLVGMVGLPLSGKTTLFNALTGSRVQVDHFGGRRETHRAVVQVPDPRLEKLAEIFQPEKVTPATVEYVDTAGVQESARAARGLDDELLGYLRTVDEILLVLRAFRNPNVPHPRGDVDPLRDAEQLQEDLLLSDLAIVEARIARLEKSIPKTHSEAEIFEQQILRRFLQTLEEGKPLRCLSLEPEEKRAIRGYGFLTLKPTMFVLNLDESDMARGPELARSAEALARFPATSVQALCAQIEMEIAQLDPADRKAFLDDLGLEEPAMSRLIRASYDLLGLVTFFTYESREVRAWTIPQGTPARRAAGTIHSDMERGFIRAEVVSYEDLVRCGSIARCRESGALRLEGKDYVVQDGDVITFRFAS